TTTATAAACCCAAAAATCCTCATAACCAGAAAATGGTTTGTTGCATACCCTACATCTAGGATTAAATTTAGCTTGTTGATCCGCCATCGGAAATCCGTATGTGAGGATGAGTGGGTGAGTATGAAAGAATTCATCAGATGTACCTTCTTGAATTAGCAACCTTTTCGGACTAAAAACACAGTCCTCATAGATGAAAGAAAGAAAACATGTGATACATTGATAAAAAAGCCCTTGATGATGCTTCCCACAAGCATCACACATTATCGAAATCTCCCTATTTATGGGAATTAATGGGTGTCGGTGGCTAGGGTGATAAATAGTATGGTGGTGTGCCTCATTCTTACCACAATTTAAACATATGTTTAACATACATGTAGAACAATAGTAACAAAGTTGGTTATCCcaaatgtaatatttacaaacatgACACTCTTGTTGTGACTCATTTTGAAAGAGGGAAAGAGTGTGTGCAAGATGGGATGTGTGTTCTAACGTTATGGGAAGCTCATAACATAATTTGTGGAGCGAGTAATCACACTGATTACACTTATAGTAATACCTATGAAAAAAAGTGATATTTAGATCGCACCGATCACATGGACATTGAAAGGCTTGATTGCTAATCaaatcttcctcatcatcatatACGTATTCATCACGTGGATATTTTGGATTCAAATCTACAAGGGTCAAGGGATGTTCATGTTGTATGACCACCATTATTCTCTCTTTTTTCGGATATGATTAAGAACTCAAGAATGAGAAGAACAGgaggatatattttttcaaagcgataaaaaaaaagaaacttacaaacaaacaaaaaagaaAGATGATAAGAGAAAAATGAGGCAAAGTAGATTATATAAGAAAATAAATCAAATGATGTTGATCCTTTTCTTTATCGGTAGGAATGATAAAGCCAAAAGTGAGGCAAAGTAGATTATGTAAGAAAAGAAATCAAATGATGCTGATCCTTTTCTTTACGAGTCGGAAAAGTAAAAGTGAGGCAACAGACAGGTATTTCAGTTCTTTATGCCGATTGTAACATGAGTCTATTACTTGGCCTGATACCCGTTGGGCATACACTACTCATTGTCCATCCGGTTCTCGGGTTTCCTACAGACATCTGATATACTCGTTTATGAGTTTATTTGGTTAAAAATTTTCCCACTGAGATACCCATCATTTGAAACCCAAGTAAGACATAAAACTCGATAGTACACAGTAATTTTCGCTCACAAGGGACACGATGCTAGTCTCTTAACCAAGAAATGAAAAGCGATTTAAACACAACAAATGAAGCATTTCACAAATGATCTTAATGCATATTAAACAATTGTACATGCCATTTTTGCTTTTGACAATCAAACCGGACCGCTGTTACCTCTAGTAAAATGTCAATTCTTCGATGTTCAACTAAGTGCGCAATACTAACCACTGAAGAACTCTTGGTGGTCAACATCTTGGATGTTAATGAAATGGGTTCACATAAAGTGAGCAATGTCTGAGACCAACGTGTTGGGAGGTGTACCGATAAAGCCCCAATGTACCATGATCCCAACACGATACTAAACAAGGAAATATGTCTACAAGTTCATGCGAAATTGTGTgtttgatccgtgcaatcgagctcttgctctgataccacttgtaggactgGTTTTGACTCCATAACGATTGCGAACCGACTCGTGTAACGTGCGGAATCTGTACACGAACGTGACCAAACACACGACCGTactataaacgtgattctattgatcgTATGAAAAGATTACAAGGCACCGTGAATCACCTtggagcactttctctctctagactttctctctctaacctttAGCTCTCCAAGTCTCCAAATGGCAAAAGTCCTAATCTCTAACCCTAagagttctatttataggccaaggggcttaatgagatttctcattaattataATATTGCCATCTTGCCTTTTCCCTACTTATTACAATATAAAGTCTACATTTCTTCAGAAACTGCTACgaactagattgacggaggcgatagacattactgcactaacaatAACGGTGATCCATTGGAAAAATAGAAGAAGtgaatttttttagaaaatagaGTTGGATGGTGAAAAATGATGTTGAATGGTATTTTTTTATAAGgaaaaattgtattttttttataaaacggcTAGTTTTTAACGGATAGTTTTTTTTAACGGTCAAATTTCATTAATCTTTGCACTCAGTCACATCGGTGACTATACACCGATTTGCCTCACCGAAATAGCAATCACCGAAGGTCTTCATCACCACGGTgtggtcaccgatcggtgactcCACTCCCCCGCACCACTCACCGATACCATACCGCCTACCCTAAATGTTAAAACACTatcaataataataaactatatATATAAACATGATTTATTATAAGCAATACAGATAGATAATTCTTATAAATCCCTCAAGTAATGttatgttaaacatgtttcatgGCTTACAAACTTACACTCTGAACAGTCAAACATAAAATCACTAATGACTTTACTACCACAGGTGCAATAACCTTCACTTGTCCCGGCGAGAAATCTAAATGAAAGAGGGTGCGGGTGATATTCAGGTTTATAAATGCCTCTCTCCTTTTCACGTACACGAAGAACACTTAAGCCACCATAAAGGTATGGTTTGCTTCGAGGTAATAGTATTGGAGCACAAGTTGTATGTATGGACTGGACACATTCATGGCAATGATAGAAAGAAGCATTAGGATTAAATTCCTCCTCGCAAACTTCACAGAAATAATCACCCTCATGGTTTTCAATTGGGGAGTAAGCTAGGCTCAGCGGGTGCTTGTCATACCTGTGCCTAATTGTCTCTGGTAATAACATAGCACACCCAGCATGTAGATGAAACTCACAAGCATCGCAACCGAATGAAATATTACCGTCTGCCGTGAAACCGGACAAACACATACGACAATAGTCGTCTTCACTAGCAAACCCATAATTTCTTGAAAGTAGGTGATTTGGATGAGATTTATGTATGATTTTCGCACGTGTGAATGCACACCAAACATCCATTGTGTAACTACATTGAACACACGAGTAAGCAAACCCATTGCTATGTCTACGGCAGACGTCACACATGAACCCAATGAACTCACGCGCTGGTTTTGGCGAGAGAAGAAGGGTGTGTTCTTGGAGATATTTCTGGCCCGTGTAATATTTGTGGCCTTTTATTTCAGGAGGCAAGCGGGTGCACCACTCATGGAGAAGAAAGTTGCATCCTTGGCCATTAAATTTGCACTTGTAAAACGACATGGTCGTCTCGATTGGTATCAAACATGCATTGCACGATGCATCATTCTGAGTCATAGTTGTAATGTCATTGCATTGTGCCTCCACAAGAATTAGCGGATGTTCATGAATATTATGATCAGTTATGCTGCTCTCGTAATTCCTTTCTTTGAAAAAGAAGTCTCTGACTTTGTTGTAGTTTTGTTCGGAGAGCGGAAGACGAAGAACATCATGATCATCTTCCAATTCTTCAATGGTTATAGGACGGGGAGCTGATATATATAGCATATACAATACATGATTATTAAATAACTATTAGAATAAATTAAAAGAAACAAGACTTTTATAAATTATTAGaacaaattaaaagaaaaaaaaagacttATAAAAAAGGTAATTAATTGCATCAAAATGTAACATCTTTTTCCCGTTTCATGCAATTGTATATATGCAAAACATTTGCATCACACAAACACTAACTATTagaccatatgtaatggggctttataagggcatgaaagattttaataatgcccttacaccattaTTCATAGacattataggggcatgaagagtgaggggcatttctataataatgcccaaagagaagaaaaataatggaaagtaataaatgaaatgggtattaaccattacaccttttttaaaagggcattatgatgatgatgtggtgaaaaatgcccCTTAATATGCATTAACCATTACCTATTGTCAGATATATTAATTAATGTAACGCTTTGTAGATTCATACACGAAATGTAAATGTACCCACTAATTTTTCACCTGTGACATAGTAATTAACCATTGCCCATGAAAATATTTTATTCATTATATATAAATCGTTAATTTAGATCATAATTTTataatagataattattaattaaatttgcataacaattattaacaaaaataaaatatatatttaaaagatacacaataacaaaaactaatattatttatataCATTATTATACCTAATGTAATACATAATTTCAAtcacatataatatatatatatatatatatatatatatagggtgggagttggctacaaagtccatttttcctataaagtgtacaaagttataaaacaccacaatttcagccataaaacacactcaaacctCACAAATAACAAAGTAAAGATTACTAGAATgacatatttgtgggttttgtgttgtatTTTGGATAATAAGGCTTTGATTTTTGAATAACTAACATTAGGGTGTTTTATGATGAtcatcatgttgtgttttatattcatagttctacgatgatgtgtttgaagtttttatggaatgTTAGGGTTCGTATATTGTGTTTTTGTGATCTTCAcgctgttatttgtgggttttgagtgtgttttatggttgaaattGTGGTTTTTTATGACTTTGTATGCTTTGTAGGAAAactggactttgtagccgaaccccacacacactatatatatatatatatatatatatatatatatatttgtgtataACATATTTTTTAGCATTCAAAGTATGGGGGCTATAATGTTATTTCAGTGGTACTAATTAACATAAGCTTTTTttgcgaaaaaaaaaaaaaaatcgactTTCTTGTGTAGACTGTTAAATGTTAATGTTTATGAAGTTTTTTTTactatttatataattatatgaTTCTATTGTGCAACCTCGTATAATACACAGTCTATAACCTAGTTAAATCATATAAGTCTACAAACACGTTTTCTTATACGATTTAACTAACACAAGGCCAAGACCGATTAAAAGAAGTGGGAAAGATGTTACCGGCATTGAACTTACTTAACATCTACCCTAATAGTTGTACATTATTTTATGTATGCAACGATATCTCCactttattatatttatattttttcttACAACTTATAAGTTTTATCATTAGAAAACGAAATATTCTTTATGTAGCATTCTCATTATTAAAACATAGCATACTTATGCATACTCACCCTCTTAGCCTTTTAGGTCTTCCACGTGCTGTATGTTAATTTAGACTTCGAATTATTAGTGTATACAAATGCCATCAAGCCAATTCTTTAACCACTCATAGTTAAAAATTATATAGTTATAATATCTAAACCGATAACCACAACCAAGTAGGCTAGTTGTATACAATTGGTGGAAGAAAAGATGTAGCATCTTACATTTTCATGCAATTAACCAATCATAATAGTAACTATTAAGTATTAGATTTACCTTTCCGTGGGTTTAGCCTATTTGATAAAGGCACTTGCTTTTTAGAGGGAAGTTTCAGGTTCAAAGCTGAAAATGAGAATTATTTTAGGATTATTGGTGTACAGTAAGTTTAGCtattgccgttcaaaaaaatagtATTTAGATTTACCTGATTCCGAGGGCTTACTTCTTAAATATGAACTTCTTGAATATGCACAATGATGATGAGCATAATATCTACACTTTTCGCATTTATAAACCCAAAAATCCTCGTAACCAGAAAATGATTTGTCGCATACCCTACATCTAGGATTAAATTTAGCTTGTTGATCTGCTATCGGAAATCCGTATGTGAGGATGAGTGGATGAGTATGAAAGAATTTATCACATGTACCTTCTTGAATTAGCAACCTTTTTGGACTAAAAATACAGTCCTCATAGATGAAAGAAAGAAAACAGGTGATACATTGATAAAAAATCCCTTGATGATGCTTCCCACAAGCATCACACATCATCGAATTCTCCCGATTTATGGGAATTAATGGGTGTTCATGACTAGGGTGATAAATAGTATGGTGGTGTGCCTTATTCTTACCACAATTTAAACATATGTTTAACATACATGTAGAACAATAGTAACAAAGTTGGTTATCCCAAATGTAATATTTGCAAACATGACACTCTTGTTGTGACTCATTTTGAAAGAGGGAAAGAGTGTGTGCAAGATGGGATGTGTGTTCTAACGTTATGGGAAGCTCATAACATAATTTGTGGAGCGAGTAATCACACTGATTACACTTATAGTAATACCTATGAAAAAAAGTGATATTTAGATCGCACCGATCACATGGACATTGAAAGGCTTGATTGCTAATCaaatcttcctcatcatcatatACGTATTCATCACGTGGATATTTTGGATTCAAATCTACAAGGGTCAAGGGATGTTCATGTTGTATGACCACCATTATTCTCTCTTTTTTCGGATATGATTAAGAACTCAAGAATGAGAAGAACAggacttaatctttttggggaaaatacgtcagtttacactggtaaatacattcaactgacacatttgaaaatgtttattaaattgatttgaatgcacaaggcacaaactcttttataacttgggaaaattcataatgatcttgtgaacgttttacatgttcttttatgcgttcagtagcccgggtcgtgccgggttaaagatttatagacacaccacgtttgcgtaaaaccgtagtacagaaaccaacggctacgtcttttagttttaatgtcgacactttataccgggtgtacgcctacaccgggatgtcgatggtcgtggccatttcgtaaaatgatgccgaggatatccgggacaacggtcattaaaccccccaaaggcttataagcaacaaaactgtttaaatgagccgatcatatttaatcaattaaccacctaagcgatggaattatataatgctcaatcaagcggtattaatataccgtaacccaagcccatataggggaaataagccaaaagtatttacctttgcaagtattaatccttaatttagatcaagtcaccgatagcttttactggggcttctaatctggaacgaaggttttaattaacctcttagaatcctaacggtccttgtattagccgtagcttaaaccggttgattccgatatatagatatggttaattcgcacggaaaggcgaaaaccgagaatggagtatgatttggacccaacaagttcagtgacttgttttatatgggtttatagttcatactctggattttggggttcaaataatataatttgacccgtatcggctattgcacgaaaactagttccatgagccgtaccgtgtgcgcaaataggcgaaacggttaaccataagagtcgtacgcttatttcctaagtcaatataccttaaaagtattttggtatcagtaggataccttccgtaatgcccgtaacgagtttaagtttatattatgccccgtaggggcttttcggtcattttaaagactttaaaagggattttcgagttctacaggaaatctgagtttcccgaacagcttaaaaagcttaaaatactttatttattatttaaaaccagtagcaactgaaatcgggtcaaaagaccttgtagaactcccgttttggccaaaaagggcatattcggtatttaccgaaccgtagccataaccgcaggttatgagcaaggtaaaaattattaaaaatctttaaaatccccaaaatattattttaccacagtgggtaaaagttttggtgacgaaaacttgggttagatgggcgttatgctaattgcgccgttaattgtaaaactttcttaaaagtgcgccttttagcataactctcattctagacctcggattgacgtgaaactttagggacatgcttataatttaacaagcaaggttttggtccattcacgtgtccgaaatacttgtttttattttaaaaggccgttacggtcaacttttaggcgaatgacggaaatacgtaaaagactcggataactcatgaaccgaccacagaggcttataccaacatgtgacctggtcctaagagagtcctagggtatatttatacctcactaaaacgggtcagaactgaagtcaaagcaaaagtcaaacttttgcgactttcggctccgaaccggttctatatagtaaatgatcgattcaaacgagcgcaaacatgtttataaacatattatcatgttttatgattgtcaaaataggttccataacatatatattacagattatgcataaatcgctaaaatagctttctgttgactttttaaccgcgcgtttgactcgatatttgacatagttagagtggtgatcagggggaaacattttagaggtttaatacccacataaataccaactcataaccatttttgattcgtcataagactgaatcatttgcaagatattgcaatgtcaaccgttagttacgacggttgcgtttataggctataactatggaaatgtgacaccacaaagggtgagatcacttacagaggttgtgttcttgactatagagcagaagaaaagctagagagctcctaagaatgatcagatagtgtgttttgagtgtgatgaaggttatgagcactaaggtgctatttatagccaagaacaagctccaagatcattacaactcatgctagggatgaatgtggatcagtggcatgtgtcctagagatgtatgggtcgtgtaggggcacccatgctgccataattgatcaaatgatcATTCAAAGgtgccaaaagccaagtagttacaaggtttctgcatctgggcactttacgcggcccgcatgggagttccatgccattttaacgcgggtcgcctaaagttcaaaaatcagacgcgaaatagaggaggctcgcggcccgcctcaacttatgttgaaaccttacgcgggtcgcctaaggtcatattttctgaatttttaaatctttttgtaattattacagaatctggccattaataacgaaatctttcgtaatgattcgcctgacctttcggttttgaaggggtaactttgcggtttggccctcggttatttaccgataggggcctcgtgttaattacccgcattattgagtccccggtttatttattaattatattggaaagccttaactttcactgttgacgcttttaacccttcttctacgaattcgatcgtaactttctcgtttcatatcgaaacttcgcgaaatttatatatattattttagtgaggatataataccgttacaaagtctttgggacgttaaagggtcactcagaggtattattaaacatgttgacacagttaacccctgtagtttgtaatctcccactttcttccgcgttttatatttgtacgatctataatttattcgtttgaaggtttaagcattatttagggatactatgcagtatatttacccttgttgacatttataaccctcgaatttatatactttcaaggtttgtcaaaattagtcctttatttattatagatgtcacgtgtaaacaaatgacacgtgttaacacatcattggacacaaaaattcgaggtgttacatcctcacccccttaaaataaatctcgacccgagatttactcaaataaataggggtatttttctttcattgtagcttcgacttcccacgtatattcaggacctctacgagcatcccatttgacttttacaatcggtacgtgctttctgcgaagcttcttcacctgtcgatcttcaatcgacaaaggtttttctatgaactttaagctctcatctatatgcacatctgtgtgtgggatcaccaacgattcgtcggcgaagcactttttaagattgcagatgtggaacacattgtgaattccattgagctcttcaggcaagtttagtttataggcaactgatccgactcgttcaatgacctcaaaaggccctatgtatctcggactcagcttgccctttttgccgaaacgcatcacccccttccagggtgacaccttaagtaataccttttcacctacttcgaagtgaaaatccttacgctttggatcagcgtagctcttctgcctatcgcgggcagccttgagacgttcccggatctggacaatcttgtccgtcgtctggaaaacaatctctggtcccgataattggacctctcctacttccgcccaacaaacaggcgatctacatttcctaccatataatgcctcaaaaggcgcagcctttatgctggtgtggtagctattattgtaggagaattcgatcaggggtaggtttttatcccagttaccacctaaatcgatcgcacatgcacgaagcatgtcttctagcgtttggatagtacgctcactttgaccgtccgtctgtggatggtaagccgtactaaagtttagacgcgtgcccaaagattgctggaaactcttccagaagtgagatgtgtatctagtatccctgtcggagataatagacacaggtatgccgtgtaaggctacaatcttatcaacataaagttgggctaacatatcggagctatacgtctccttgatgggtagaaaatgagctgatttagtcagcctatctactatgacccatattgtatcgtttcctttcctggttttgggtaacttggttatgaagtccatagttacgcattcccacttccactcgggaagttcaggctgttgtagcaagccagacggcttttggtgctcggctttgacttgagcacaagtcaagcactttgctacatgggcggcaacagactttttcaagcctatccaccaaaaatttgcctttaagtcttggtacattttgtcagcaccaggatggactgagtatttggaactatgggcttcctggagaacaacatctcgtagtcccccataaatcggaacccatatacgtccattcagcctaagaattccatccttgctaagagtcaactgctccgcagttacccccagcttttcattaggataattagcttccaacacagcctctcgctgtgcagccaaaatcctttcaatcaaattatttttaacttcaatgctcttggcattgattcgaatgggttttaccctttctttcctgctcaatgcatcggcgactacattcgccttgccgggatggtacctgatttcgcagtcataatcattcagggtttccatccaacggcgttgtctcatgttcaactccttctggttgaacaggtgctggaggcttttgtgatcagaataaatcacaaatttaataccataaaggtagtgcctccacaacttaagtgcaaatacaacggcacccaactccaagtcatgggtggtgtaattcttttcatgcacctttaattgccttgaagcataggcaatcaccttgcccttctgcataagcacacaccccatgcctgtgtgtgatgcatcgcagtaaactacgaattcatctgtaccctcaggtaaggtcaacacaggtgcgttgcttagcttctgcttcagtatttcaaaggactcttgctgcttcgggccccaaatgtacttttctttcttcttggtcaaagaagtcaagggcgcagcaatccttgaaaaattctcaataaatctccggtaatatcctgctaatcccaggaaactacggatttcggtaggcgtctttggctcttgccagttcatgactgcctccaccttagcgggatccacttggataccacgctcactcacaacgtgtcctaaaaattgaacttctcgtagccagaattcacatttcgagaacttggcgtagagtttctcacgttgtagtaattcga
The sequence above is drawn from the Helianthus annuus cultivar XRQ/B chromosome 12, HanXRQr2.0-SUNRISE, whole genome shotgun sequence genome and encodes:
- the LOC110894057 gene encoding uncharacterized protein LOC110894057, giving the protein MLYISAPRPITIEELEDDHDVLRLPLSEQNYNKVRDFFFKERNYESSITDHNIHEHPLILVEAQCNDITTMTQNDASCNACLIPIETTMSFYKCKFNGQGCNFLLHEWCTRLPPEIKGHKYYTGQKYLQEHTLLLSPKPAREFIGFMCDVCRRHSNGFAYSCVQCSYTMDVWCAFTRAKIIHKSHPNHLLSRNYGFASEDDYCRMCLSGFTADGNISFGCDACEFHLHAGCAMLLPETIRHRYDKHPLSLAYSPIENHEGDYFCEVCEEEFNPNASFYHCHECVQSIHTTCAPILLPRSKPYLYGGLSVLRVREKERGIYKPEYHPHPLSFRFLAGTSEGYCTCGSKVISDFMFDCSECKFGRRYGIGEWCGGVESPIGDHTVVMKTFGDCYFGEANRCIVTDVTECKD